CGGGTGTGTTAGAGGAAAGGGGAGTGCGTGGGGAGAGAATTGGTGCTTTTTCATCGGACTGGAGGAAGCCCTGAAAATGGATGCCGACGAGGTGGCTTTTGCCTAAGCCCACGCACAGGGGCTGGTGTGTCTGCAGCATCATGCCACCATGGAATATGTCCTCTTTGTGCTgtacttctctttcttcctgtgtCTCTGCGCCCTGGTGTGCCTGTACTTCTCTGGCTGCCAGGAGATGACCTATAAGCATGAAGGTAGGCAGCTGGTTCGGGGTTTTGTGTTTTAAGGTTCTCTGGCAGTCCCTGGCTGTGGCCGACTGATGCTCCTGCCTGTGACAGGT
This genomic interval from Gorilla gorilla gorilla isolate KB3781 chromosome 3, NHGRI_mGorGor1-v2.1_pri, whole genome shotgun sequence contains the following:
- the LOC129533318 gene encoding uncharacterized protein, with the protein product MEYVLFVLYFSFFLCLCALVCLYFSGCQEMTYKHEGRQLVRGFVF